One Helianthus annuus cultivar XRQ/B chromosome 12, HanXRQr2.0-SUNRISE, whole genome shotgun sequence genomic region harbors:
- the LOC110894014 gene encoding putative disease resistance RPP13-like protein 1, with protein MGGVGKTTLARLLYDEKQVKDHFQLKAWVCVSDEFDSYGISKVIFQSVAGVNKEFADLNLLQVDLKNHLREKRFLLVLDDVWSESYDDWETLVGPFHACAPGSKIIMTTRKHQLLKKLGYNHLIQQLESLSNEDALSLVAIHALGVNNFDSHLSLKKHGEGIVKKCDGLPLALVALGRLLRTKHDEEEYWEEVLNSEIWRLQDVGGILPDLILSYNDLSARLKQLFAYCSLFPKDFLFNKEELVQLWMAEGFLPQLTPSDSKEERFGQKCFDELLSRSFFQPALNNKSLFVMHDLMNDLATSVGGEFFLRLRNEMDKYIRKKTLEKYHHMSFVREEYVAYKQFEVLKGAKSSSFEPTCPNKHSIETNNPNQTKLTG; from the exons ATGGGCGGGGTGGGCAAAACTACTCTAGCTAGACTTTTGTACGATGAAAAGCAAGTCAAGGATCACTTCCAACTCAAGGCGTGGGTTTGTGTTTCAGATGAGTTTGATAGCTATGGTATAAGCAAAGTTATCTTTCAATCTGTGGCAGGAGTAAACAAGGAATTTGCAGATTTGAATCTGCTTCAAGTAGATCTTAAAAATCACCTAAGGGAGAAAAGGTTTCTTTTGGTATTAGATGATGTGTGGAGTGAAAGCTATGACGATTGGGAAACATTAGTAGGCCCGTTTCATGCATGTGCTCCGGGGAGTAAAATTATCATGACAACACGGAAGCATCAGTTGCTCAAAAAGTTGGGTTACAATCATCTAATCCAGCAATTGGAGAGCCTGTCAAATGAGGATGCTTTATCTTTAGTTGCAATACATGCATTAGGTGTAAATAACTTTGATTCACATTTATCACTCAAAAAACATGGTGAAGGTATCGTGAAAAAATGTGATGGTTTGCCGTTGGCTTTGGTTGCACTTGGGAGATTATTAAGGACAAAACACGATGAAGAAGAATATTGGGAAGAAGTTCTAAATAGTGAGATATGGAGGTTACAGGATGTAGGTGGAATTCTTCCGGATCTTATTCTAAGCTACAATGACCTTTCTGCCCGTCTAAAGCAGTTGTTTGCTTATTGCTCCTTGTTCCCCAAGGACTTCTTGTTTAACAAGGAGGAACTAGTTCAATTATGGATGGCAGAAGGGTTTTTGCCCCAGTTAACTCCAAGCGATTCTAAAGAAGAACGTTTTGGTCAAAAATGCTTTGACGAGTTGTTGTCAAGGTCATTTTTTCAACCTGCTCTTAATAATAAATCATTGTTTGTAATGCATGACCTCATGAATGACTTGGCAACGTCTGTTGGCGGCGAGTTCTTTTTAAGATTAAGAAATGAGATGGACAAGTATATAAGGAAGAAAACACTTGAAAAGTATCACCACATGTCATTTGTTCGAGAGGAATATGTAGCTTACAAGCAGTTTGAAGTACTCAAAGGAGCTAAAAG TTCTTCCTTCGAACCGACTTGTCCAAACAAGCATTCTATTGAAACTAACAATCCGAACCAAACCAAACTAACAG GGTGA
- the LOC110894015 gene encoding lipoyl synthase, chloroplastic codes for MMMMIQQLKLPISSFPTNTSHNNRTLCTPPSFSIKCNVSSSSSSSSSSSSSSSSTTTTTNNDDPSSLMSSSLNSPPYPGGMGPFTGRDPTVKKPGWLRQKAPQGDKYQEVKDSLSRLKLNTVCEEAQCPNIGECWNGGGDGIATATIMVLGDTCTRGCRFCAVKTSKNPAPPDPMEPQNTAEAVVSWGVDYIVLTSVDRDDLPDGGSGHFAETVRAMKNKKPEIMVECLTSDFRGDLDAVSLLTNSGLDVFAHNIETVKRLQRIVRDPRAGYEQSLSVLKHAKASKEGMITKTSIMLGLGETDDELKEAMNDLRAIDVDILTLGQYLQPTPLHLTVKEYVTPEKFSYWKEYGESIGFRYVASGPLVRSSYRAGELFVQTMVKERTKNTSK; via the exons atgatgatgatgattcagcAACTGAAATTACCAATCTCCTCATTCCCCACCAATACTTCCCATAACAACCGAACTCTCTGCACCCCACCTTCATTCTCCATCAAATGCAatgtttcatcatcatcatcatcatcatcatcatcatcatcatcatcatcatcaacaacaacaacaacaaataacgACGACCCTTCATCTCTAATGTCGTCTTCATTGAACTCGCCCCCGTACCCGGGTGGTATGGGCCCCTTTACCGGCAGGGATCCGACCGTTAAGAAACCGGGTTGGCTCCGCCAAAAAGCCCCACAAGGAGACAAGTATCAGGAGGTTAAAGATTCCTTGTCTCGTTTGAAACTTaatactgtttgtgaagaagctcaatGCCCTAATATTGGCGAG TGTTGGAATGGAGGTGGCGACGGTATCGCAACTGCTACCATCATGGTTCTCGGTGACACTTGCACGAGGGGCTGCAGATTTTGCGCTGTGAAAACCAGCAAGAATCCCGCACCACCTGATCCTATGGAGCCGCAGAACACAGCCGAAGCCGTTGTTAGTTGGGG TGTGGATTATATTGTTCTAACAAGTGTGGATCGCGATGATCTTCCAGACGGTGGGAGTGGTCATTTCGCAGAGACTGTTAGAGCAATGAAG AATAAGAAGCCTGAGATTATGGTTGAGTGTTTGACTTCTGATTTTAGAGGCGATTTAGACGCTGTATCGTTGTTGACCAACTCGGGATTAGACGTTTTTGCTCATAACATTGAGACGGTTAAACGGCTCCAAAGAATTGTGAGAGATCCACGAGCTGG ATATGAGCAGAGTTTATCAGTCTTGAAACATGCAAAGGCTAGCAAAGAGGGAATGATTACCAAAACTTCCATAATGTTGGGACTTGGTGAAACCGATGACGAGTTGAAGGAAGCCATGAATGATTTGCGCGCCATTGACGTCGATATTTTGACTCTCGGGCAGTATTTACAG CCAACTCCGTTGCATCTAACCGTGAAAGAATATGTGACGCCTGAGAAATTCTCCTACTGGAAAGAGTATGGAGAGTCCATCGGTTTTCGCTATGTAGCAAGTGGACCTTTG GTACGATCATCGTATAGGGCGGGGGAGCTCTTTGTTCAAACCATGGTGAAAGAGAGGACCAAAAACACATCAAAATGA